A region from the Takifugu rubripes chromosome 22, fTakRub1.2, whole genome shotgun sequence genome encodes:
- the LOC101069694 gene encoding voltage-dependent R-type calcium channel subunit alpha-1E-like isoform X2, whose amino-acid sequence MHASVDQFLPHTPSDVSPSSCGWGEQTLVHSSLSLPEPDWAAPSPQAGRHVLAQGLRSSSLQVPHAEYLSLPPRAASFDVPCRQEEASSDQGSGSQSPHGMLRRRGGLVEQKDIIMAHQAHKIQSTPQARRKEWEMARFGDEPALGTVEPGDGDAEGGGDAQDAAGLTASMKQAKAQRARTMALYNPVPHRQNCLTVNRSLFIFAEDNIIRKYARRIIEWPPFEYMILATITANCVVLALEQHLPGEDKTPMAKRLEKTEPYFIGIFCFEAGIKLVALGFVFHKGSYLRNGWNVMDFIVVLSGILATAGAHMNIPVDLRTLRAVRVLRPLKLVSGIPSLQIVLKSIMKAMIPLLQIGLLLFFAILMFAIIGLEFYSGKLHQTCLPSDDIQDNETVDSSELAFACGVRKCPEKYECKDTWIGPNDGITQFDNILFAVLTVFQCITMEGWTAVLYNTNDALGTTWNWMYFIPLIIIGSFFVLNLVLGVLSGEFAKERERVENRRAFMKLRRQQQVERELNGYRAWIDRAEEVMLAEENKNSGLLKRASKKTGARRGAPGNEKFTDTSTASMSRSRMNFRSGRRGPAAYLRRKERMLRISIRRMVKTDTFYLMVLSLVALNTICVAIVHHNQPGWLTIFLYYAEFVFLGLFLAEMFLKIYGLGFRLYFHSSFNCFDCGVIVGSIFEVVWGFFRPGISFGISVLRALRLLRIFKITKYWASLRNLVVSLMSSMKSIISLLFLLFLFTVVFALLGMQLFGGRFIFEDYTPTNFDTFPAAIMTVFQILTGEDWNEVMYDGIRSQGGVQYGMWSSIYFIVLTLFGNYTLLNVFLAIAVDNLANAQELTKDEEEEEEFFNQRYARGRDGLISDGRRRPYLYRKRAIHRGRPTFPDEQEAPPDEPPLRGPSTFANRRERRRKVNMSVWEQRANQLRKRRQMASREELFASPTEDTAETPSATHHATTLSPGASPAHLPESPMSVGMPLPEPPMSISIPIPEPPEAEPLVNLGEEKSGVNHRTTGGGGRHRIARKFRPNQGPEEGARHRRHRHREARPEAKSLDFAQTPQEVQQMRRSLSQEKRVLDEREEKEEREEREKLEGEEAQDDCGTCIANPYAEVGEDCSRISIPGADIPEPPQCDPLLDCTWSEQDGSAHDPSSQSIPVEPALEATEFNMRALESESSKVSIKRHASNQEGGVAIEMTTQPLLELAPMSVNTNELEAYDPEKEEDTEEEEPCTPPKRVAPAPDSMFIFKASNPIRRICHYIVTMRYFEMTILLVIVASSIALAAEDPVCTNSDRNKVLRYFDYVFTGVFTFEMIIKMIDQGLILHDGSYFRDMWNLLDFIVVVGALIAFALTNVMGNNKGRDIKTIKSLRVLRVLRPLKTIKRLPKLKAVFDCVVTSLKNVFNILIVYQLFMFIFAVIAVQLFKGKFFYCTDGSMKSEKECQGFYIDYTRDKKEVKRREWRRHEFHYDNVGWALLTLFTISTGEGWPQVLQHSTDVTEEDMGPSRGNRMEMSAFYVVYFVVFPFFFVNIFVALIIITFQEQGDKMIHECSLEKNERACIDFTISAKPMTRYMPQNRQTLQYRLWHFVASPSFEYTVLVMIALNTVVLMMKYYSAPTAYDTVLKHLNTAFTVLFSLECILKILAFGLNYFRDTWNIFDFITVLGSISEIIVDLQSVNTINMSFLKLFRTARLIKLLRQGYTIRILLWTFVQSFKALPYVCLLIAMLFFIFAIIGMQVFGNIKLDDESHINQHNNFKTFFSALMLLFRSATGESWQEIMLSCLSGQECEPDPSIAPLTLSPDHEGGCGTDFAYCYFVSFIFLSSFLMLNLFVAVIMDNFEYLTRDSSILGPHHLDEFVRIWGEYDRLACGRIHYTAMYEMLTHMSPPLGLGKKCPAKIAYKRLVLMNMPVDEDMTVHFTSTLMSLIRTALDIKIARGGEDRIGLDSELQKEISIIWPYLPQKTLDLLVPINKDTDMTVGKIYASMMIMDYFKQSKAKKLRQQLEAQKSNLMFKRLDAAALPEDILSNTQTLSTMAHTAGSALTRGGFVALSPISPQELFLQPISSDVDSGQEKNLVGECSRGVESPLELPLGRGLCLRASSLPRLAVETQTEVASGSMKRSVSTIADQRVNGLWEEEKSPERFYRPRHKSYKAAVSRSEHWQQGDRERGRSKERCHLLSPDGSRCNSEERSLQPSRSSSAERANPADKQGNSSDSPVPSTSESSTPSGRRPSSHTPTHSRPHISYSPLVCHTHPSLGEDEEEAQESVAAERETLRHPSPPRRYPSEPFLASQEDDHSPDPSGPMETLTFEAAVACSLGRSNTISSARPRSRTGWQVPNGHFRKRLAQTVSVAGCDTLSDTEEDDRC is encoded by the exons ATGCACGCCAGTGTGGATCAGTTCCTCCCCCACACGCCCAGCGACGTATCGCCCTCCAGCTGTGGTTGGGGTGAACAGACGCTCGTCCACTCGTCCTTGTCCCTCCCGGAGCCCGACTGGGCCGCGCCCAGCCCTCAGGCTGGCCGTCACGTCCTCGCGCAGGGCCTCCGCTCCAGCTCCCTGCAGGTCCCTCACGCCGAGTACCTGAGCCTCCCCCCCCGTGCGGCCAGCTTCGACGTGCCCTGCAGGCAGGAGGAGGCCTCGTCGGATCAGGGGTCCGGCTCCCAGAGCCCCCACGGGATGCTGCGGCGGCGCGGGGGACTGGTGGAACAGAAGGACATCATCATGGCTCACCAGGCACACAAAATCCAGAGCACGCCACAGGCCCGCAGGAAGGAGTGGGA AATGGCTCGGTTTGGAGACGAGCCCGCGCTCGGGACGGTGGAGCCCGGAGATGGAGACGCGGAAGGCGGCGGGGACGCACAGGACGCGGCGGGACTGACGGCTTCCATGAAGCAAGCCAAGGCGCAGAGGGCCCGGACCATGGCTCTGTATAACCCAGTACCCCACCGACAGAACTGCCTCACCGTCAACAGGTCGCTCTTTATATTCGCAGAGGACAACATCATCAGGAAATACGCGCGGCGAATCATCGAGTGGCC ACCGTTTGAGTACATGATCCTGGCCACCATCACAGCCAACTGTGTGGTCCTGGCTCTGGAGCAGCACCTGCCCGGGGAGGATAAGACCCCCATGGCCAAGAGACTG GAGAAGACGGAGCCGTACTTCATCGGCATCTTCTGCTTCGAGGCGGGAATCAAACTGGTGGCgcttggttttgttttccataAAGGTTCTTACCTGAGGAACGGCTGGAACGTCATGGACTTCATCGTGGTGCTCAGCGG GATCTTGGCCACCGCCGGCGCTCATATGAACATCCCAGTTGACCTTCGGACCCTGAGGGCCGTGCGAGTGCTGAGACCCCTCAAGCTGGTCTCTGGGATCCCCA GCCTGCAGATTGTGCTGAAGTCCATCATGAAGGCCATGATCCCGCTGCTTCAGATCGGCCTCCTTTTGTTCTTCGCCATCCTCATGTTTGCCATCATCGGCCTGGAGTTCTACAGCGGGAAGCTTCATCAAACCTGCCTGCCGTCTGACGACATCCAGG ACAACGAGACGGTGGACTCGTCAGAGTTGGCCTTTGCCTGCGGAGTGAGGAAGTGTCCTGAGAAGTACGAATGCAAAGACACCTGGATCGGGCCCAACGACGGCATCACGCAGTTCGACAACATCCTGTTTGCCGTCCTCACCGTCTTCCAGTGCATCACCATGGAGGGATGGACGGCTGTGCTCTACAAC ACCAACGATGCCTTGGGTACCACCTGGAACTGGATGTACTTCATCCCGCTCATCATTATCGGCTCCTTCTTCGTGCTAAACCTGGTGCTGGGTGTCCTGTCGGG AGAATTCGCTAAGGAGAGAGAGCGGGTGGAGAACCGGCGGGCCTTCATGAAGCTTCGGcgccagcagcaggtggagcgaGAGCTGAACGGCTACCGAGCCTGGATAGACAGGGCAG AGGAGGTCATGCTCGCAGAGGAGAATAAAAACTCTGGCT TGCTGAAGAGGGCGAGCAAGAAGACTGGCGCCCGGAGAGGAGCGCCAGGCAACGAGAAGTTCACCGACACGTCTACAGCCA GCATGTCCCGATCCAGAATGAACTTCCGCAGCGGGCGCCGTGGCCCCGCCGCCTACCTGCGGCGCAAAGAGCGCATGTTACGGATCTCCATCCGCCGCATGGTGAAGACAGACACCTTCTACCTGATGGTGCTCAGTCTGGTTGCCCTCAACACCATCTGCGTGGCCATCGTCCACCACAACCAGCCCGGCTGGCTGACCATCTTCCTGT ACTATGCAGAGTTTGTGTTCCTGGGTTTGTTTCTGGCTGAGATGTTTTTGAAGATCTACGGCCTGGGGTTTCGCCTCTATTTCCACTCTTCCTTCAACTGCTTTGACTGTGGG GTCATTGTTGGGAGCATCTTTGAGGTGGTCTGGGGTTTCTTCAGGCCTGGCATATCGTTTGGGATCAGCGTTCTGAGGGCGCTGAGACTTCTCAGAATCTTCAAGATCACCAA ATACTGGGCCTCTCTCAGGAACCTGGTCGTGTCTCTCATGAGCTCCATGAAGTCCATCATCAGccttctgttcctcctcttcctcttcaccgtGGTCTTCGCCCTGTTGGGGATGCAGCTTTTCGGTGGACG GTTCATCTTTGAAGATTACACTCCCACCAACTTTGACACTTTTCCAGCTGCCATCATGACAGTGTTTCAG ATCTTGACGGGCGAGGACTGGAACGAGGTGATGTATGATGGGATTCGCTCCCAGGGCGGGGTCCAGTACGGCATGTGGTCGTCGATATACTTCATAGTGCTGACCCTGTTTGGAAACT ACACGCTGCTGAACGTCTTCTTGGCCATCGCCGTGGATAATCTGGCCAATGCACAAGAACTGACAAAG gacgaagaggaggaagaggaattcTTTAACCAGAGATATGCCAGAGGCAGGGATGGCCTGATATCCGA TGGGAGGAGAAGACCCTACCTGTACAGGAAACGGGCGATCCACCGAGGCCGGCCAACCTTTCCAGATGAGCAAGAGGCACCCCCGGACGAGCCACCCCTCAGGGGCCCCAGCACCTTCGCTAACCGGCGTGAGAGGAGGCGGAAGGTCAACATGTCGGTGTGGGAGCAGAGGGCCAACCAGCTGCGCAAACGACGCCAGATGGCGAGCAGAGAAGAGCTGTTTGCAAGTCCCACAGAGGACACCGCTGAAACTCCAAGCGCCACACACCACGCTACCACCCTGTCTCCAGGGGCCAGTCCGGCTCATTTGCCCGAGTCGCCAATGTCCGTGGGAATGCCCCTCCCCGAACCACCGATGTCCATCTCCATCCCCATCCCGGAGCCCCCGGAGGCCGAGCCCCTCGTCAATCTGGGTGAAGAGAAATCGGGAGTGAACCACCGGAccaccggtgggggggggcgacacAGGATCGCCCGTAAATTCAGACCCAACCAAGGCCCGGAGGAGGGGGCGCGCCACAGACGCCACCGGCACCGCGAAGCACGGCCTGAAGCAAAGAGCCTGGACTTTGCCCAGACGCCCCAGGAGGTGCAGCAAATGAGAAGGTCACTCAGCCAGGAGAAGAGAGTGCTGGacgagagagaagagaaggaagaaagagaggagagagagaaactggAGGGCGAGGAAGCCCAGGACGACTGCGGAACCTGCATCGCCAATCCATACGCAGAAGTCGGAGAGGACTGTAGCAG GATATCCATCCCGGGCGCTGACATTCCTGAGCCCCCCCAGTGTGATCCGCTGCTGGACTGTACCTGGTCTGAGCAGGATGGCAGCGCTCATGACCCCTCTTCCCAAAGCATCCCCGTGGAGCCCGCATTAGAGGCCACAGAGTTCAACATGAGGGCTCTGGAGTCCGAGAGCAGCAAAGTCTCCATCAAACGGCACGCGTCCAACCAGGAGGGCGGCGTCGCCATTGAAATGACCACCCAGCCCCTGCTGGAGCTGGCGCCCATGTCAG TGAACACAAATGAGCTGGAGGCGTACGACCCTGAAAAGGAGGAGGACACCGAAGAGGAGGAACCCTGCACCCCTCCCAAGCGCGTGGCTCCAGCTCCAGACAGCATGTTCATCTTCAAGGCCTCCAACCC AATCAGGAGGATTTGTCACTACATTGTCACCATGCGCTACTTTGAGATGACCATCCTGCTGGTGATCGTGGCGAGCAGCATCGCCCTGGCTGCCGAGGACCCCGTGTGTACCAACTCAGACAGAAACAAG GTCCTGCGCTATTTTGATTATGTCTTCACTGGAGTGTTCACCTTTGAAATGATCATCAAG ATGATCGACCAGGGTCTCATTCTTCACGACGGCTCCTATTTCCGAGACATGTGGAACCTCCTGGATTTCATCGTGGTGGTGGGAGCTCTGATTGCCTTCGCTCTAAC GAATGTGATGGG aaacaacaaaggtCGAGACATCAAGACAATCAAGTCTCTCAGAGTTCTGAGAGTTCTACGGCCTCTTAAAACCATCAAGAGGCTTCCTAAGCTCAAG GCGGTTTTCGACTGCGTGGTCACGTCTTTAAAGAACGTCTTCAACATCCTCATCGTGTACCAGCTCTTCATGTTCATCTTTGCCGTCATCGCCGTGCAGCTCTTCAAGGGGAAGTTCTTCTACTGCACCGACGGCTCCATGAAGTCAGAGAAGGAATGCCA AGGCTTCTACATTGACTACACCAGAGACaagaaggaggtgaagaggagggagtgGCGGAGACACGAGTTTCACTATGACAACGTGGGCTGGgctctcctcaccctcttcacCATCTCCACGGGAGAGGGGTGGCCTCA GGTCCTGCAGCACTCCACCGACGTCACGGAGGAGGACATGGGCCCGAGTCGAGGGAACCGGATGGAGATGTCCGCTTTCTACGTGGTGTATTTCGTGGTCTTCCCCTTCTTTTTCGTCAACATCTTCGTGGCGTTGATCATCATCACGTTCCAGGAGCAGGGCGACAAGATGATCCACGAGTGCAGTCTGGAGAAGAACGAG AGGGCTTGCATCGACTTCACCATCAGCGCCAAACCCATGACGCGCTACATGCCCCAAAACAGACAAACCCTCCAGTACAGGCTGTGGCACTTCGTGGCGTCGCCCTCCTTCGAGTACACGGTGCTCGTCATGATCGCTCTCAACACGGTGGTCCTCATGATGAAG TACTATTCAGCACCGACGGCGTACGACACCGTCCTGAAACACCTGAACACGGCCTTCACGGTCCTCTTCTCCTTGGAGTGCATCCTGAAGATCCTGGCGTTCGGCCTC AACTACTTTCGAGACACTTGGAATATCTtcgatttcatcactgttcttgGCAGCATCAGCGAGATAATCGTGGATTTACAG TCGGTGAACACCATCAACATGAGTTTCCTGAAGCTTTTCCGAACAGCCAGGTTGATCAAGCTGCTGCGGCAGGGCTACACCATCCGCATCCTGCTGTGGACCTTTGTGCAGTCCTTCAag GCTCTTCCTTATGTCTGCCTCCTGATCGCCATGCTTTTCTTCATATTCGCCATCATTGGAATGCAG GTGTTTGGGAACATCAAGCTGGATGACGAGAGTCACATCAATCAGCACAACAACTTTAAGACGTTTTTCAGCGCGCTGATGCTTCTCTTCAG GAGTGCCACGGGAGAGTCCTGGCAGGAGATTATGCTTTCATGTCTGTCGGGTCAGGAGTGCGAGCCGGACCCCTCCATCGCTCCCCTCACCTTGTCTCCGGACCACGAGGGAGGCTGCGGCACTGACTTTGCTTACTGCTACTTTGTCTCGTTCATCTTCTTAAGCTCCTTTCTG ATGCTCAACCTGTTTGTGGCTGTGATCATGGACAACTTTGAGTATCTGACCCGAGACTCCTCAATTCTGGGTCCCCATCACCTGGACGAGTTTGTTCGCATCTGGGGAGAGTATGACCGTCTGGCATG CGGTCGTATCCACTACACGGCCATGTATGAGATGTTAACACACATGTCTCCACCCCTGGGCCTGGGAAAGAAATGTCCGGCTAAAATCGCTTATAAG AGGTTGGTGTTGATGAACATGCCTGTGGACGAGGACATGACCGTCCACTTCACCTCCACTCTGATGTCCCTCATCCGCACAGCTTTGGACATCAAAATAGCTCGAG GTGGTGAAGACCGCATTGGTCTGGATTCTGAACTACAGAAAGAAATCAGTATAATTTGGCCATACCTGCCCCAGAAGACCTTGGACCTTCTGGTACCAATCAACAAAG ATACGGACATGACGGTTGGGAAGATCTACGCCTCCATGATGATCATGGATTACTTCAAACAGAGCAAAGCTAAAAAACTGCGGCAGCAGCTTGAAGCTCAG AAGAGTAACCTAATGTTCAAGCGTCTGGATGCAGCCGCACTCCCGGAAGACATTCTGTCCAACACCCAAACCCTGTCAACCATGGCCCACACGGCTGGCTCAGCCTT GACCAGAGGTGGTTTCGTGGCCCTGAGCCCCATCTCGCCTCAGGAACTATTTCTGCAGCCCATAAGCTCTGACGTCGATTCAGGTCAAGAGAAGAATCTG GTGGGCGAGTGCAGTAGGGGGGTTGAATCCCCACTGGAGCTTCCACTAGGGAGGGGCCTGTGTTTGCGGGCCTCTTCTTTGCCCCGTCTGGCTGTAGAGACTCAG ACAGAGGTCGCCAGTGGCTCCATGAAGCGTTCGGTCTCCACAATCGCAGATCAGCGGGTTAACGGCCtttgggaggaggagaaaagtcCTGAGCGATTTTATCGACCCCGTCACAAAAGCTACAAAGCTGCTG tttctcGGTCTGAGCACTGGCAGCAGGGCGACAGAGAGCGCGGCCGCTCTAAGGAGCGCTGTCACCTCCTGTCTCCAGATGGGTCGCGTTGTAACTCGGAGGAAAGGAGCCTGCAGCCTTCACGCTCGTCCAGTGCAGAGAGAGCGAACCCGGCGGACAAACAG GGCAACAGCTCAGACAGCCCGGTGCCCTCCACTTCAGAATCCAGCACCCCCAGTGGCCGCCGGCCCTCATCACACACCCCGACCCACTCTCGCCCTCACATTTCTTACTCGCCGCTCGTTTGCCACACGCACCCCTCTCTcggcgaggacgaggaggaagccCAAGAGAGCGTCGCCGCCGAGCGCGAGACCCTCCGGCATCCATCCCCACCCCGACGCTATCCCTCCGAGCCGTTCCTGGCGTCCCAAGAGGACGACCACAGCCCGGACCCCTCCGGTCCCATGGAGACACTGACCTTTGAGGCGGCCGTGGCCTGCAGCCTGGGACGCTCGAACACCATCAGCTCGGCCCGCCCGCGCTCACGGACCGGCTGGCAGGTCCCCAACGGACACTTTCGGAAGCGTCTGGCGCAGACGGTGTCGGTCGCCGGCTGCGATACGCTCAGCGACACAGAGGAAGACGACAGGTGCTAG